A single region of the bacterium BMS3Abin14 genome encodes:
- a CDS encoding spoVT / AbrB like domain protein has product MKPVATTKMSSKGQVVIPESIRKSLNLETGTQFVVVAEGDVVILKTITPPSMDAFDNVISKARRQAKKAGLTRADVKEMIDQTRKSG; this is encoded by the coding sequence ATGAAACCAGTTGCGACGACAAAGATGTCCTCTAAAGGGCAGGTTGTTATACCCGAGTCCATCCGAAAGTCCCTCAATCTTGAAACCGGGACTCAGTTCGTGGTGGTCGCGGAGGGTGACGTTGTTATCCTGAAAACAATCACACCGCCATCCATGGATGCGTTCGACAATGTCATTTCGAAAGCAAGACGCCAGGCCAAAAAAGCCGGACTTACCCGTGCAGATGTTAAGGAGATGATCGACCAGACCAGGAAGTCTGGATGA
- a CDS encoding adenosine monophosphate-protein transferase SoFic: MIHARVFTITPEVLKLIAEIDEFKGRWTTLDHLPPDAMARLRRVSSIESIGSSTRIEGARLTDGQVEALLRGLDTTSFRSRDEEEVAGYAEAMNTVFESWEHIPLDENHLKQLHGILLRHSVRDAPHRGEYKKNPNHVEAFDSEGKSLGIVFETASPFATPGLMTRLTKSVNDAFDRDDLHPLLVIAAGVIHFLAIHPFQDGNGRLSRILTTLMLLHNGYGYVPYSSLERMVEENKDGYYQALRSSQAGIRTRDENLNHWTLFFLKALKAQKDNLARKLDREKELYRVPALSSEILQVVKERGRLTMAEAVTLTGANRNTLKVHLRRLVKQGRLAQHGAGKGTWYSLQ, from the coding sequence ATGATCCATGCCCGCGTTTTCACCATAACCCCGGAGGTTCTCAAGCTCATCGCCGAGATCGACGAGTTTAAGGGGCGGTGGACCACGCTCGATCACCTGCCGCCCGACGCCATGGCCAGGCTGCGCCGGGTTTCCTCCATCGAGTCCATCGGTTCATCCACCCGTATCGAGGGAGCCAGGCTCACGGATGGGCAGGTCGAAGCTCTCCTGAGAGGTCTGGACACCACCTCCTTCAGGTCCAGGGACGAAGAGGAGGTGGCCGGGTACGCCGAGGCAATGAACACGGTATTCGAGTCCTGGGAGCATATTCCGCTGGACGAGAACCACCTCAAGCAGCTCCACGGAATCCTGCTTCGCCACAGCGTCCGGGATGCGCCGCACCGGGGTGAGTACAAGAAAAATCCAAATCATGTAGAAGCCTTCGACAGCGAAGGGAAAAGCCTGGGGATCGTGTTTGAAACCGCCTCGCCGTTCGCCACTCCCGGATTGATGACCCGATTGACTAAAAGCGTAAACGACGCTTTTGACCGGGATGATCTTCATCCCCTGCTCGTCATCGCCGCCGGCGTGATCCACTTCCTGGCTATCCACCCATTCCAGGACGGCAACGGGCGCCTGTCCCGTATTCTGACCACACTCATGCTGCTCCATAACGGGTATGGATATGTTCCCTATAGTTCTCTTGAGCGCATGGTGGAGGAGAACAAGGATGGGTATTACCAGGCACTCAGGTCCTCCCAAGCGGGGATCAGGACAAGGGACGAGAACCTGAACCACTGGACCCTTTTCTTCTTAAAGGCACTCAAGGCGCAAAAGGATAACCTGGCGAGGAAGCTTGATCGCGAAAAGGAGCTGTACAGGGTTCCGGCCCTGTCCTCGGAGATCCTTCAGGTGGTGAAGGAGCGGGGGAGGCTGACGATGGCCGAGGCCGTCACCCTGACCGGGGCGAACCGCAACACCCTCAAGGTGCATCTGCGCCGCCTGGTGAAGCAGGGCCGCCTGGCGCAGCACGGCGCCGGCAAGGGGACGTGGTATTCCCTGCAGTAA
- a CDS encoding PGL/p-HBAD biosynthesis glycosyltransferase/MT3031: MPSSLLILFTRYPVPGKAKTRLIPVLGEQGAADLSRDMTEHTLAAVQLHGAGTVEMQVRFTDGDPAAVKNWLGDEVDYVPQGDGDLGSRMERAFRESFGSGYRKVVIIGTDCPELGRGHVDEALVLLEDNPIVLGPSTDGGYYLIGIRSGAPEGLFNAVFRDIPWGTGNVLSETINAVAETGLDLGLLDDLDDVDGPEDLVHWEKAAAAAPKAHRKLTISIVIPTFNEKEWIDSLLERLESVPGVEVIVSDGGSTDGTLEACLAHKIHVVDSQPGRAAQMNRGAEVAHGDILLFLHADTSLPDGFETAIGRAMIREDVVAGAFRFAVDYRSAAMGIVERLANRRSRLGIVFGDQAIFVRAPAFRLAGGFPDQPIMEDYQLMRHLRGQGRVVLLDETAVTSARKWRKKGVFRVTIVNQLVTWLYVLGVGPERLARTYRRLIG, encoded by the coding sequence ATGCCCTCCTCCCTCCTGATCCTTTTTACCCGATATCCAGTCCCGGGAAAAGCAAAGACCCGGTTGATCCCCGTCCTCGGTGAGCAGGGTGCGGCCGATCTTTCCCGGGATATGACCGAACACACGCTGGCCGCAGTTCAGCTCCATGGGGCCGGCACTGTGGAGATGCAGGTCCGCTTCACGGATGGGGACCCGGCAGCCGTGAAGAACTGGCTGGGGGATGAAGTGGACTATGTGCCTCAGGGAGACGGCGACCTGGGATCAAGGATGGAGCGGGCATTCAGGGAGTCGTTCGGGAGCGGGTACCGGAAGGTCGTTATTATCGGCACGGACTGCCCGGAGCTTGGCCGGGGCCACGTGGATGAGGCCCTGGTCCTTCTGGAGGACAACCCCATCGTCCTGGGGCCGTCCACCGATGGGGGCTACTACCTCATCGGCATCCGGTCGGGAGCTCCGGAGGGCCTTTTCAACGCAGTTTTCAGGGACATCCCGTGGGGCACCGGGAACGTTCTGTCCGAAACGATCAATGCTGTGGCGGAAACAGGTCTCGACCTTGGGCTGCTGGATGACCTCGACGATGTTGACGGGCCGGAGGACCTTGTCCACTGGGAGAAGGCCGCCGCCGCGGCGCCGAAGGCGCACCGGAAGCTTACCATTTCCATCGTCATCCCCACCTTCAATGAAAAGGAGTGGATCGATTCCCTGCTTGAAAGGCTGGAATCGGTTCCCGGGGTCGAGGTGATCGTTTCCGATGGCGGAAGCACCGACGGGACCCTGGAGGCCTGCCTGGCACATAAGATCCATGTCGTCGATTCCCAACCTGGCCGGGCTGCCCAGATGAACCGCGGGGCGGAGGTTGCCCACGGGGACATCCTCCTGTTTCTCCACGCCGATACGTCCCTGCCGGACGGGTTCGAGACGGCCATCGGAAGAGCCATGATCAGGGAGGACGTGGTCGCGGGGGCTTTCCGTTTCGCGGTGGATTACCGGTCCGCTGCCATGGGCATCGTCGAGCGGCTTGCCAATCGGCGCTCACGTCTGGGGATCGTCTTCGGGGATCAGGCGATCTTCGTCAGGGCGCCCGCCTTCCGGCTGGCCGGAGGTTTCCCGGATCAGCCCATCATGGAGGACTACCAGCTCATGCGGCACCTTCGCGGTCAGGGCCGGGTGGTCCTTCTCGATGAGACCGCCGTGACCTCCGCCAGGAAGTGGAGGAAGAAAGGTGTTTTCCGGGTGACCATCGTCAATCAGCTTGTCACCTGGCTCTATGTCCTCGGGGTGGGGCCCGAACGGCTCGCGAGGACGTACCGTCGTTTGATCGGGTGA